The Flavobacterium praedii genome window below encodes:
- a CDS encoding DUF4249 family protein, protein MKKIKLYIAILITSISLISCEDVVNVNLETGTPKLVIDASIQWQKGTTGSLQKIKLTNSTDFYSNTIPVATGAIVTVTNTTLSTPVTYQFIEDGQTGEYICTNFNPIIDDVYELSVAYKGQNYTSSSKFMSTPIIEKTEQTIKPGFGGKDIYEIKYYFQDNPTENNFYLVGLKNSNLVHPEYGVLTDEFTQGNLMFAIYQDDKLKKGDVLAYSVEGITEKYSNYMSKLINIAGSEGGNPFSTPPATLRGNIINKTNPDDYPFGYFHLSEIDSKSYTIQ, encoded by the coding sequence ATGAAAAAGATAAAACTTTACATAGCTATACTAATCACATCAATATCCCTAATAAGTTGTGAAGATGTTGTCAATGTCAATTTAGAAACAGGTACTCCAAAATTAGTGATCGATGCCTCTATACAATGGCAAAAGGGAACCACAGGAAGTCTTCAAAAAATTAAATTAACAAATTCTACAGATTTTTATTCCAATACAATCCCAGTAGCAACAGGAGCTATAGTTACTGTCACTAATACAACCTTGAGTACTCCAGTTACCTATCAATTTATTGAAGACGGGCAAACAGGAGAATACATTTGCACCAATTTCAACCCAATTATCGATGATGTATATGAACTTAGTGTAGCCTATAAAGGACAAAATTACACCTCTTCGTCCAAATTCATGTCTACTCCAATAATAGAAAAAACAGAACAAACCATAAAACCAGGTTTTGGCGGGAAAGACATTTATGAAATCAAATATTATTTTCAAGACAATCCAACTGAAAATAATTTTTATCTCGTAGGATTAAAAAACAGCAACCTCGTTCATCCTGAATATGGTGTACTTACTGATGAATTTACTCAAGGAAATCTAATGTTTGCCATTTATCAAGATGACAAACTCAAAAAAGGCGATGTATTAGCCTATAGTGTAGAAGGAATCACTGAAAAATACAGCAATTACATGTCTAAATTAATCAATATTGCAGGTTCAGAGGGCGGTAATCCTTTTTCAACTCCCCCAGCCACATTGCGTGGAAATATAATCAATAAAACCAATCCCGATGATTACCCATTTGGCTATTTTCATCTTTCCGAAATTGACTCTAAAAGTTATACCATTCAGTAG
- a CDS encoding TonB-dependent receptor codes for MISIKKIFVFLLFITFHFYSFSQEKYTISGTISDTNNNETLIGVNIIANGTKSYAITNEYGFYSLTLPKGDYEIVISYVGFTSISEKISLTQNIKKNYSLSESGQELKEVVITTEKTTANIRKPEMSVNKLSISTIKKMPVVLGEVDVIKSILFLPGVTNAGEGQSGFNVRGGGADQNLILLDEATIFNSSHVFGFFSVFNPDAIKDLKLYKGGIPSKFGGRASSVLDIYQKDGNSKDFHMNGGIGLISSRILAEGPIVKDKGSFLIGGRASYAHLFLKLTDNKNSAYFYDLNTKLNYKLDTNNNLFLSGYFGRDIFSLNKSFSNTYGNTTLNLRWNHLFSDKLFSNLSVIYSDYYYGLTLDFIGFNWDSGIKNYNLKYDFKHYLSNKLKLNYGFNSIYYDFNPGTIDPINSSSNIKYKQLDRKYAFENAIYFEAEQILTDKLAINYGLRYSMFNRLGNSTVNVYQNNQPVFYDSDLKIYEKAKPIGTTYYNKNKTIASFDNLEPRFSAAYELNENQSVKASYNRMVQYLQLVSNTASPTPLDVWTPSDSYIKPQIADQVAIGYFNNFSANKYTLEVESFYKKIKNRMDYIDGANLIANEAIEQVILNGEMRSYGLEILLRKNTGKFNGWIAYTLSKSQQRTPGRTPDEIGINNGQWYRSAYDKLHNIAVTANYTLNEKWNFGGNFTLQSGQPVTYPNMQYEYKDLVVPDYGERNKNSLPLYHHLDVSATYIPKPYKKKGWQSEWVFSIYNIYNQKNAASISFRENAETGVNEAVKLSIFGIVPSVSYNFKF; via the coding sequence ATGATTTCAATAAAAAAAATATTCGTATTCCTTCTTTTTATAACTTTTCATTTTTATTCCTTTTCACAAGAGAAATACACTATCAGTGGAACTATTTCAGACACAAACAACAATGAAACGTTGATTGGTGTAAACATCATTGCAAACGGAACAAAGTCGTATGCGATTACCAATGAATATGGTTTTTATTCCCTTACTTTACCCAAGGGAGATTACGAAATTGTCATAAGCTATGTCGGTTTTACCAGTATTTCAGAAAAAATTTCTTTGACACAAAACATCAAAAAAAATTATTCGTTAAGTGAATCTGGTCAAGAACTTAAAGAAGTTGTAATTACTACCGAAAAAACCACTGCTAACATTCGAAAACCAGAGATGAGCGTCAATAAACTATCAATTTCGACTATCAAAAAAATGCCAGTTGTATTAGGTGAAGTTGATGTAATAAAGTCCATTTTGTTTCTTCCGGGAGTTACAAATGCTGGTGAAGGGCAATCTGGTTTTAATGTCCGAGGTGGAGGTGCGGATCAAAATTTAATTCTTCTTGACGAAGCTACTATTTTCAATTCTTCACACGTTTTTGGTTTTTTCTCTGTATTTAATCCCGATGCCATTAAAGATTTAAAATTATACAAAGGCGGAATACCTTCCAAATTTGGAGGTCGTGCTTCTTCGGTTTTGGATATTTATCAAAAAGATGGAAATAGCAAAGACTTTCACATGAATGGGGGAATTGGCTTGATTTCAAGTAGAATTCTTGCCGAGGGCCCTATTGTAAAAGACAAAGGCTCGTTCTTAATTGGAGGTCGCGCATCTTATGCCCATCTGTTTTTAAAACTAACTGACAATAAGAATTCCGCTTACTTTTATGATCTTAATACAAAGTTGAATTACAAACTCGATACCAATAATAATTTATTTCTTTCTGGATATTTTGGTCGTGATATATTTTCATTAAACAAAAGCTTTTCTAATACTTACGGCAATACAACACTGAATTTGAGATGGAACCATCTTTTTAGTGACAAATTATTTTCAAATTTATCCGTAATCTATAGCGATTATTATTATGGATTAACACTTGATTTCATTGGATTTAATTGGGATTCTGGTATTAAAAATTATAATTTAAAATATGATTTCAAGCATTATTTATCCAATAAGCTAAAACTAAACTACGGGTTTAACTCTATTTATTACGACTTTAACCCTGGAACTATAGATCCTATCAATTCAAGTTCTAATATTAAATACAAACAATTAGACCGAAAATATGCTTTTGAAAATGCGATCTATTTTGAAGCCGAACAAATTCTAACCGATAAATTAGCCATAAACTATGGTCTTCGGTATAGTATGTTTAACCGATTGGGAAATTCAACCGTTAATGTATATCAAAACAATCAGCCTGTATTCTATGATTCTGATTTAAAAATTTACGAAAAAGCAAAACCCATTGGAACTACTTATTACAACAAAAACAAAACCATTGCCAGTTTTGACAATCTTGAACCTCGATTTTCAGCAGCTTATGAGTTAAACGAAAACCAATCCGTAAAAGCAAGTTACAATCGCATGGTGCAATACCTTCAATTGGTCTCTAACACGGCCTCTCCGACTCCGCTTGATGTTTGGACGCCAAGTGATTCTTACATCAAACCGCAAATTGCAGATCAAGTAGCGATTGGGTATTTCAATAATTTTTCGGCCAACAAATACACCTTAGAAGTAGAAAGTTTCTACAAAAAAATTAAAAATAGAATGGATTACATAGATGGCGCCAATTTAATCGCTAACGAAGCCATTGAACAAGTAATTCTTAATGGCGAAATGCGCTCGTATGGCTTAGAAATATTACTTCGAAAAAACACAGGAAAATTTAATGGTTGGATTGCTTATACTTTATCAAAATCCCAACAAAGAACACCGGGAAGAACCCCTGACGAAATAGGAATCAATAACGGCCAATGGTATCGTTCTGCCTATGACAAATTGCATAATATAGCCGTTACAGCCAATTACACTTTAAATGAAAAATGGAATTTTGGAGGAAACTTCACTTTACAAAGCGGACAACCCGTGACATATCCAAATATGCAATATGAATACAAAGACCTTGTAGTACCCGATTATGGGGAACGCAACAAAAATAGCCTTCCTTTATACCACCATTTGGATGTTTCAGCTACTTACATCCCAAAACCATACAAAAAGAAAGGCTGGCAAAGCGAATGGGTTTTTAGTATTTACAACATTTACAATCAAAAAAATGCTGCTTCTATCAGTTTTAGAGAAAATGCAGAAACAGGTGTAAACGAAGCTGTCAAACTATCCATTTTTGGAATTGTCCCATCTGTTTCTTATAATTTTAAATTTTAA
- a CDS encoding NADP-dependent isocitrate dehydrogenase, which translates to MTSKAKIFYTLTDEAPLLATYSFLPIVQAFTATSDIEIEKRDISLAGRIIANFPEFLKEDQKTENALLELGKLATTPEANIIKLPNVSASIPQLKAAISELQSHGYALPDFPEDPQSEEEKAIKAKYSKILGSAVNPVLREGNSDRRAPKAVKNYAKANPHSMGAWSADSKTRVASMESGDFYGSEKSITLNDATDVKIEFVAKDGTASVLKASTPVKSGEIIDSSVLHLNALKTFVAKTIKEAKEQNILLSVHLKATMMKVSDPLIFGAIVEVFFADVFEKYAALFAELNINTSNGLGDVYAKIAGHPMQAEVEAAITEAIENGPALAMVNSDKGITNLHVPSDVIVDASMPAMIRTSGQMYDKDGKQQDTIAIIPDRCYAGVYTATIDFCKKHGAFVPTTMGSVPNVGLMAQQAEEYGSHDKTFQLKGDGVVRVVDTNGNVLMEQEVEANDIFRMCQAKDAPIQDWVKLAVNRARLSNTPAVFWLDNNRAHDREIIAKVQKYLKDYDTTGLDIQILNPIEATNFTLDRIIKGLDTISVTGNVLRDYLTDLFPILEVGTSAKMLSIVPLMNGGGLFETGAGGSAPKHVEQFIKEGYLRWDSLGEFLALGASLEHLGQTLRNPKALVLAETLDTATEKFLATDKSPSRRVGGIDNRGSHFYLAMYWAEALAAQDKDAELKATFTPIAAEFFANESKINAELIGSQGKPQNIGGYYQPNPELTDKAMRPSETFNSILAKIA; encoded by the coding sequence ATGACATCAAAAGCTAAAATTTTTTACACACTAACAGATGAGGCTCCACTATTGGCAACCTACTCTTTTTTACCTATTGTTCAGGCATTTACCGCTACTTCGGATATAGAAATAGAAAAAAGAGACATCTCTCTTGCAGGTAGAATCATTGCCAATTTTCCGGAGTTTTTAAAAGAAGATCAAAAAACGGAAAACGCTTTACTAGAATTAGGAAAATTAGCTACTACACCTGAAGCAAATATCATAAAATTACCGAATGTATCAGCATCAATACCACAATTGAAAGCTGCCATTTCCGAATTACAATCACATGGTTATGCTTTGCCAGATTTCCCAGAAGACCCTCAAAGTGAAGAAGAAAAAGCAATCAAAGCTAAATACTCAAAAATTTTAGGTTCTGCTGTAAATCCTGTTTTACGTGAAGGAAATTCAGATCGTAGAGCACCAAAAGCGGTTAAAAATTACGCTAAAGCCAATCCGCATTCAATGGGTGCATGGTCGGCAGATTCAAAAACTCGAGTAGCATCTATGGAAAGTGGTGATTTTTACGGAAGTGAAAAATCAATCACATTAAATGATGCAACAGATGTCAAAATTGAATTTGTTGCCAAAGACGGTACGGCTTCAGTCTTAAAAGCAAGTACTCCTGTGAAATCTGGTGAAATTATAGACAGTTCTGTTTTACACTTAAACGCATTAAAAACTTTTGTTGCTAAAACAATAAAAGAGGCAAAAGAACAAAACATCTTACTTTCTGTTCACTTGAAAGCTACGATGATGAAAGTTTCTGATCCACTTATTTTTGGTGCAATAGTAGAAGTTTTCTTTGCTGATGTATTTGAAAAATATGCTGCTTTATTTGCAGAATTAAACATCAACACTAGCAATGGTTTAGGTGATGTATATGCAAAAATAGCAGGTCACCCAATGCAAGCTGAAGTAGAAGCTGCAATTACAGAAGCTATCGAGAATGGACCAGCATTAGCAATGGTAAATTCAGACAAAGGAATTACCAATCTTCACGTACCTTCAGATGTAATTGTGGATGCGTCTATGCCGGCCATGATCCGTACATCGGGACAGATGTACGATAAAGACGGAAAACAACAAGATACTATAGCTATTATTCCAGACAGATGTTATGCAGGTGTGTATACAGCAACTATTGACTTTTGTAAAAAACACGGTGCTTTTGTTCCAACAACAATGGGAAGTGTTCCAAACGTCGGACTTATGGCACAACAAGCAGAAGAATATGGTTCTCACGATAAAACGTTCCAATTAAAAGGCGATGGTGTTGTTCGTGTAGTCGATACAAACGGAAATGTTTTGATGGAACAAGAAGTAGAAGCAAACGACATTTTTAGAATGTGTCAGGCTAAAGACGCTCCTATTCAAGACTGGGTAAAACTAGCTGTAAACAGAGCTCGCTTATCTAATACTCCTGCCGTTTTCTGGTTGGATAACAACAGAGCACATGATAGAGAAATTATCGCTAAAGTTCAGAAATACTTAAAAGATTATGATACAACTGGTTTAGACATCCAAATCCTAAACCCAATTGAAGCTACCAATTTTACTTTAGATCGAATCATCAAAGGATTGGATACTATTTCGGTAACAGGAAATGTATTGCGTGATTATTTAACCGATTTGTTTCCAATTTTAGAAGTTGGGACTTCAGCCAAAATGCTTTCTATTGTTCCATTAATGAATGGTGGAGGTTTATTTGAAACTGGCGCTGGAGGTTCGGCTCCAAAACACGTTGAGCAATTCATAAAAGAAGGATACCTAAGATGGGATTCTCTTGGTGAATTCTTAGCACTAGGCGCTTCATTAGAGCATTTAGGACAAACTTTACGCAACCCAAAAGCATTGGTTTTGGCTGAAACATTGGACACAGCTACTGAAAAATTCTTAGCAACAGACAAATCTCCTTCTCGTAGAGTTGGAGGAATTGACAACCGTGGATCACACTTTTATTTGGCAATGTACTGGGCAGAAGCTTTGGCAGCTCAAGACAAAGATGCCGAATTAAAAGCAACATTCACGCCAATCGCTGCCGAATTTTTTGCTAATGAATCTAAAATCAATGCCGAATTAATAGGATCTCAAGGTAAACCTCAAAACATAGGCGGTTATTACCAACCAAATCCAGAATTAACGGACAAAGCTATGCGTCCAAGCGAAACTTTCAATAGTATTTTGGCTAAAATTGCTTAA
- the rplS gene encoding 50S ribosomal protein L19, which produces MADLMKFVQDEFVTRKEFPVFGAGDTITVYYEIKEGEKTRTQFFKGVVIQRRGSANTETFTIRKMSGAVGVERIFPVNLPALQKIEINKKGAVRRARIFYFRELTGKKAKIRDKRR; this is translated from the coding sequence ATGGCAGATTTAATGAAATTCGTTCAAGACGAATTCGTAACAAGAAAAGAATTCCCTGTATTTGGAGCTGGAGACACTATCACAGTTTACTACGAAATTAAAGAGGGTGAAAAAACAAGAACACAGTTTTTTAAAGGTGTTGTTATTCAAAGAAGAGGTTCTGCAAACACAGAAACTTTTACAATTCGTAAAATGTCAGGAGCAGTTGGAGTAGAGCGTATCTTCCCAGTTAACTTGCCAGCTTTGCAAAAAATTGAAATCAACAAGAAAGGTGCTGTACGTAGAGCTAGAATTTTCTACTTCAGAGAACTTACTGGTAAAAAAGCTAAAATTAGAGATAAAAGAAGATAA
- the trmD gene encoding tRNA (guanosine(37)-N1)-methyltransferase TrmD yields the protein MRIDIITVLPELLRSPFEASIMKRAIDKGIVEVHFHNLRDYTTNKQKSVDDYPFGGGAGMVMTVQPIDACITHLKSERTYDEIIYMSPDGETLNQKMANTMSMYENIIILCGHYKGVDQRVRDHFITKEISIGDYVLSGGELGALVLSDALIRLIPGVLSDETSALTDSFQDGLLSGPIYTRPADYKGWKVPDVLLSGHFAKIDKWREDTAYEHTKNRRPDLLEE from the coding sequence ATGAGAATTGATATCATTACTGTATTACCTGAGTTATTAAGAAGTCCTTTTGAAGCTTCGATTATGAAACGCGCTATAGACAAAGGAATTGTTGAAGTTCATTTTCATAATTTAAGAGATTATACAACCAACAAACAAAAAAGTGTGGATGATTATCCTTTTGGCGGAGGTGCTGGAATGGTAATGACTGTTCAGCCCATAGATGCTTGCATCACTCACCTTAAAAGTGAAAGAACCTACGACGAAATCATTTATATGTCTCCTGATGGGGAAACATTAAACCAAAAAATGGCCAATACCATGTCAATGTATGAAAACATTATCATATTGTGCGGACATTATAAAGGAGTGGATCAAAGGGTACGTGATCATTTTATCACCAAGGAAATTTCAATAGGCGACTATGTTTTGTCTGGAGGAGAATTGGGCGCTTTGGTTTTATCCGACGCTTTAATTCGATTGATTCCAGGTGTTTTGAGTGACGAGACCTCTGCATTGACAGATAGTTTTCAAGACGGATTACTTTCGGGTCCAATATATACTAGACCTGCCGATTACAAAGGCTGGAAAGTTCCCGATGTTTTATTGAGCGGCCATTTTGCCAAAATTGACAAATGGAGAGAAGATACCGCTTACGAACATACGAAGAATAGGAGACCGGATTTGCTTGAGGAATAA
- a CDS encoding DNA/RNA non-specific endonuclease — protein MTIIRHKHFFLSYSEKHEQAEWAAYYLTANSKSQHHLERPYFKQDPLVDTDSAHWKNYKDTGFDKGHLVPAADMKFSEEAYQETFLTSNVAPQNRAFNAGVWNRLEQKIRYWADKYSALFIVTGSILHDNLITIGEEEVSVPDYFFKIVVRVQNEGLVMIPFLVPNKKSDAPLYTFATTIDAIEQITGIDFNHKLSEKIEEKIQKEMSYKDWSFR, from the coding sequence ATGACTATTATTAGACATAAACATTTTTTCCTGTCGTACTCCGAAAAACACGAACAAGCAGAGTGGGCTGCCTATTATTTAACAGCCAATTCTAAATCACAACATCATCTTGAAAGACCTTATTTCAAACAAGATCCGTTAGTCGATACTGATTCAGCACATTGGAAAAACTATAAAGATACAGGTTTTGACAAAGGGCATCTCGTTCCGGCAGCAGATATGAAATTCTCTGAAGAAGCCTACCAAGAAACCTTTTTAACTTCGAATGTAGCACCTCAAAATAGAGCATTCAATGCTGGTGTCTGGAATAGATTGGAACAAAAAATAAGGTATTGGGCCGATAAATACAGCGCCCTTTTTATTGTAACAGGTAGCATTTTGCATGATAACTTGATTACTATTGGCGAAGAAGAAGTATCCGTTCCCGATTATTTTTTTAAAATTGTGGTTCGGGTTCAAAATGAAGGATTGGTTATGATTCCATTTTTAGTTCCCAATAAAAAATCGGATGCACCACTTTACACTTTTGCCACAACCATTGATGCCATTGAACAAATCACTGGAATTGATTTCAATCATAAACTATCTGAAAAAATAGAAGAAAAAATACAAAAAGAAATGAGTTACAAAGATTGGAGTTTTAGATAG
- a CDS encoding DUF1569 domain-containing protein: MSSIFNKSDNDAIIARINSLTTESKALWGKMTVDQMCKHCTSAINVAFDKQDVKVNFLMRFLGKTLKSKVFNSEFKKNSPTAKEFVFTNQYDLEIAKKEFIESFSQFAQGHQAIKIMDHPFWGKMTYEDWDKLMWKHVDHHLKQFGV; the protein is encoded by the coding sequence ATGAGCTCTATTTTTAACAAATCAGATAATGATGCTATAATTGCCAGAATTAATTCGCTTACTACTGAATCTAAAGCATTATGGGGGAAAATGACAGTCGACCAAATGTGCAAACATTGTACCAGCGCTATTAATGTAGCTTTTGACAAACAAGATGTAAAAGTGAATTTCTTGATGCGTTTTCTTGGCAAAACGCTTAAAAGCAAAGTTTTTAATAGTGAATTCAAAAAAAACAGCCCTACTGCCAAAGAGTTTGTTTTTACCAATCAGTATGATCTTGAAATTGCCAAAAAGGAATTTATTGAAAGCTTTAGTCAATTTGCGCAAGGACATCAAGCAATCAAAATAATGGACCATCCGTTTTGGGGCAAAATGACTTATGAAGATTGGGACAAATTAATGTGGAAACATGTGGATCACCACTTAAAACAGTTTGGAGTTTAG
- a CDS encoding M3 family metallopeptidase, protein MQIFSKLFITSSLCFVLSLQTQTTSAQSNEVKMTNPLLQKSTLQYQAPDFSLIKDEHFKPAFEYGLKIHDQEVDAIANNVAKPTFQNTVLALETCGVDLTRAVGLFYNLTGSNTNPTLQAIEAEYAPIFSGHNDKIYLNSKLYNRFKAIDLNKLKGEDKKLTQYYLQQFELAGANLSDADKEKMKKINEELATLSTLYGNKLLLARKNAAVVFDNVTDLDGLGADEIAAASAKAKEAGLEGKYVIGIMNTTQQPLLSSLKNRASREKIFKASWYRAEKNDEGDTREVLEKIAKLRLQKANLMGKKSFAEWKLQDQMAEKPEAAMELLAKIAGPAVVKAKVEAKEIQDLIDSQNGGFKLEPWDWNFYAEQVRKAKYDLDESQIKPYFELNSVLENGVFFAAKQMYGITFKERKDLPVYNPDVKVYEVFDDKGTSIAIYYLDFYTRDNKNGGAWMNNIVSQSHYLKQKPVIVNVYNFSKPVDGNPSLISFDDVITMFHEFGHTLHGLFANQQYVTLSGTSVPRDYVEFPSQINEHAALDPVVLKNYALHYQTKQPIPQELIDKIKKAETFNKGYDVTELLAAATLDMAWHSVEKESDFKPALVFEKEALEKYGLLVNEVPTRYHTPYFAHVWGGGYSAGYYAYTWSKTLDYNAFDWMQANGGMTRANCERFKKYILSVGNSVDLNKAFKDFIGHDMQTEPYLKNAGLSAK, encoded by the coding sequence ATGCAAATTTTTTCAAAACTATTTATTACTAGTTCGCTGTGTTTTGTTTTGTCGCTCCAAACACAAACAACTAGTGCTCAATCCAATGAAGTAAAAATGACAAATCCATTATTACAAAAAAGTACTTTACAGTATCAAGCGCCTGATTTTAGTCTAATTAAAGACGAACATTTCAAACCAGCTTTTGAGTATGGCCTTAAAATTCACGATCAAGAAGTTGATGCTATTGCAAATAATGTTGCAAAACCTACATTTCAAAATACGGTTTTGGCCTTAGAAACGTGTGGTGTTGACTTGACAAGAGCAGTTGGTCTTTTTTATAATCTAACAGGATCAAATACAAATCCTACCTTACAAGCTATTGAAGCAGAATATGCTCCCATATTTTCAGGGCACAACGATAAGATTTATTTAAACAGTAAATTGTACAATCGATTTAAAGCAATTGATTTGAATAAATTAAAAGGGGAAGACAAAAAACTAACTCAATATTATTTGCAACAATTTGAATTGGCTGGAGCTAATTTGTCTGATGCAGATAAAGAAAAAATGAAAAAAATTAATGAAGAGTTAGCTACATTAAGTACTCTTTATGGAAATAAATTATTACTAGCTCGTAAAAATGCTGCTGTTGTATTTGATAATGTTACCGATTTAGACGGACTTGGAGCAGATGAAATTGCAGCTGCCAGCGCAAAAGCAAAAGAAGCAGGTCTTGAAGGGAAGTATGTAATTGGTATCATGAATACTACGCAACAGCCGTTATTGTCAAGTTTAAAAAACAGAGCGTCTAGAGAAAAAATCTTTAAAGCCTCTTGGTATCGTGCCGAAAAGAATGATGAAGGAGATACTCGAGAAGTATTAGAGAAAATAGCAAAATTGCGTTTGCAAAAAGCCAATTTAATGGGTAAGAAAAGTTTTGCCGAATGGAAATTGCAAGATCAAATGGCCGAAAAACCAGAGGCTGCAATGGAGTTATTAGCCAAAATTGCTGGTCCAGCAGTTGTAAAAGCCAAAGTGGAAGCTAAAGAAATACAAGATTTAATAGATTCTCAAAATGGAGGGTTTAAACTGGAGCCATGGGATTGGAATTTCTATGCAGAACAAGTACGCAAAGCCAAATATGACTTAGACGAAAGCCAAATTAAACCGTATTTCGAATTGAATTCTGTTTTAGAAAATGGGGTTTTCTTTGCTGCCAAACAAATGTATGGGATCACTTTCAAAGAAAGAAAAGATCTACCAGTTTACAACCCAGACGTAAAAGTGTATGAAGTTTTTGATGACAAAGGAACTTCAATCGCCATATATTACCTTGATTTTTATACCAGAGACAATAAAAATGGAGGAGCTTGGATGAATAATATCGTGAGCCAATCCCATTATTTAAAACAAAAACCGGTAATCGTAAACGTGTATAATTTCTCCAAACCTGTCGATGGAAACCCATCATTAATCAGTTTTGATGATGTAATTACCATGTTTCATGAGTTCGGACATACACTTCACGGATTGTTTGCCAATCAACAATATGTTACTTTATCGGGAACATCGGTTCCTAGAGATTATGTAGAGTTTCCTTCTCAAATCAATGAACATGCAGCATTGGATCCGGTAGTTTTGAAGAATTATGCATTGCATTACCAAACCAAACAACCAATACCACAAGAGTTAATTGATAAAATTAAAAAAGCAGAAACATTCAACAAAGGATATGATGTAACCGAATTGCTAGCTGCCGCGACTCTTGATATGGCTTGGCATAGTGTCGAAAAAGAGTCTGATTTCAAACCCGCTTTAGTATTCGAGAAAGAAGCACTAGAGAAATACGGATTATTGGTCAATGAAGTGCCTACACGTTACCACACGCCTTATTTTGCACATGTTTGGGGAGGCGGATACTCAGCTGGGTATTATGCTTACACTTGGTCAAAAACCTTAGATTACAACGCCTTCGACTGGATGCAAGCCAATGGTGGTATGACAAGGGCAAACTGCGAACGTTTCAAAAAATACATTTTGTCAGTAGGAAACAGTGTTGATTTAAACAAAGCTTTCAAAGATTTTATTGGTCATGACATGCAAACAGAACCGTATTTGAAAAACGCGGGACTATCAGCAAAATAA
- a CDS encoding thiamine diphosphokinase encodes MSSHHIVRDDQEPALIIANGAACHPELLGQLLEWSPLVIVLDSAMERVMELDIKVDVLLGDFDRGFEPEKYQTTQYPIEIIHTPDQNKTDLEKALDYLIERQIPAVNVIWATGRRADHTITNLTNIVRYRNLIKIVILDDHSKIFLLPNTFEKWYTAGTPISLIPIGVVNGIYSKNLVYPLENDTLTMGYRTGSSNEVEKDGIVTINHRDGDLLLMECID; translated from the coding sequence ATGTCTTCACACCATATCGTTCGCGACGACCAAGAACCCGCTTTAATAATTGCAAACGGAGCTGCTTGTCACCCAGAATTACTAGGACAATTACTCGAATGGTCTCCTTTGGTTATTGTATTGGACTCCGCTATGGAACGCGTCATGGAATTAGACATCAAAGTCGATGTGTTATTGGGTGATTTTGATAGAGGATTTGAACCCGAAAAATATCAAACCACACAATATCCAATAGAAATCATTCACACTCCTGATCAAAACAAAACTGATTTGGAAAAAGCCTTAGATTACCTAATTGAAAGACAAATCCCAGCTGTAAATGTCATTTGGGCAACAGGCAGAAGAGCCGATCACACCATTACTAATCTCACCAATATCGTTCGTTATAGAAATTTAATCAAAATTGTTATTCTCGACGATCACTCCAAAATATTTTTACTCCCCAATACCTTCGAAAAATGGTACACCGCAGGAACGCCAATTTCCCTAATTCCTATTGGAGTTGTAAACGGAATTTATTCTAAAAATTTAGTTTATCCTTTAGAAAATGACACCTTGACCATGGGCTATCGAACAGGAAGCAGTAATGAAGTTGAAAAAGACGGAATTGTAACTATTAATCATCGCGATGGTGATTTGTTGTTGATGGAATGCATAGATTAG